The proteins below are encoded in one region of Avibacterium volantium:
- a CDS encoding PhoH family protein, producing the protein MSELSETFTLEPQDNARLQALCGAFDENIQLIEKEFFLDIARRNFTFTLKSKDPNSKSHHAKLLNKVAALIQTLYLETAPVRGVVKEIDLSDVHLAIQENRMLLQQDSEQAEQNAVPKVYQTTIKTKRGLIKPRGANQIQYLHNILRYDISFGIGPAGTGKTFLAVAAAVEALERQEVRRILLTRPAVEAGEKLGFLPGDLGQKIEPYLRPLYDALFEMLGFEKVQKLMERNVIEIAPLAYMRGRTLNDSFIILDESQNTTTEQMKMFLTRIGFNSKAVITGDITQIDLPRSQKSGLRHAIEVLENVPELSFNYFDSKDIVRHPVVAKVVQAYDKWDEQEEIRRKERALQRQQEQAKQQALEREETE; encoded by the coding sequence ATGAGCGAACTAAGCGAAACCTTTACTCTTGAACCGCAAGATAATGCCCGTTTGCAGGCATTGTGCGGAGCATTTGATGAAAATATCCAGTTGATTGAAAAAGAATTTTTCTTGGATATTGCACGGCGTAATTTTACCTTTACGCTGAAATCGAAAGATCCCAATTCGAAATCTCATCACGCAAAATTATTAAATAAAGTGGCGGCGTTGATCCAAACATTGTATTTGGAAACCGCACCGGTGCGTGGCGTGGTGAAAGAAATTGATTTGTCTGATGTGCATTTAGCCATTCAGGAAAATCGAATGTTATTACAACAAGATAGCGAACAAGCAGAACAAAATGCGGTGCCAAAAGTGTATCAAACCACAATCAAAACCAAGCGTGGCTTGATTAAACCGCGTGGGGCAAATCAGATTCAATATTTGCACAATATTTTGCGTTATGACATCAGTTTTGGTATTGGGCCAGCAGGCACGGGGAAAACCTTTCTTGCCGTGGCTGCTGCGGTGGAAGCCTTAGAACGACAAGAAGTACGCCGTATTTTGCTCACCCGTCCTGCGGTGGAAGCAGGGGAAAAATTGGGCTTTTTGCCGGGGGATTTAGGGCAAAAGATTGAGCCTTATTTACGACCGCTCTATGATGCCTTATTTGAAATGCTGGGCTTTGAAAAAGTGCAGAAATTAATGGAACGCAATGTGATTGAAATCGCCCCGCTGGCTTATATGCGTGGGCGTACGCTGAACGATAGTTTTATTATTTTAGATGAGAGCCAAAACACCACCACCGAACAAATGAAAATGTTTTTAACCCGTATTGGGTTTAATTCTAAAGCGGTGATAACGGGCGACATCACGCAAATTGACTTGCCACGCAGCCAAAAATCAGGTTTACGCCACGCCATTGAAGTGCTAGAAAATGTGCCAGAATTGAGCTTCAATTATTTTGACAGTAAAGACATTGTTCGCCACCCAGTGGTTGCCAAAGTGGTGCAAGCCTATGATAAATGGGACGAACAGGAAGAAATTCGCCGTAAAGAACGCGCCTTACAGCGTCAGCAAGAACAGGCGAAACAACAAGCCTTAGAACGAGAAGAAACAGAATGA
- the ybeY gene encoding rRNA maturation RNase YbeY — protein MKDVIVDLQIAVENSENLPTEQQFQQWATAAVQAENRQPEITIRVVDEAESQSLNATYRGKDYPTNVLSFPFECPEEVELPLLGDLVICRQVVEREAQEQGKPLMAHWAHMVVHGCLHLLGYDHIEDDEAEEMESLETEIMQDLGFADPYLAEKA, from the coding sequence ATGAAAGATGTCATCGTTGATTTACAAATCGCAGTAGAAAATAGCGAAAACTTGCCGACAGAACAACAATTTCAACAATGGGCAACCGCCGCAGTGCAAGCAGAGAACCGGCAACCTGAGATCACCATTCGCGTGGTGGACGAAGCGGAAAGCCAAAGCTTAAATGCCACTTATCGTGGTAAGGATTACCCAACCAACGTGCTTTCCTTTCCTTTTGAATGCCCTGAAGAAGTGGAATTGCCGCTACTCGGCGATTTAGTTATTTGCCGCCAAGTGGTGGAACGAGAAGCGCAAGAACAAGGCAAACCCTTGATGGCACATTGGGCGCATATGGTAGTACACGGCTGTTTGCATTTGCTGGGCTACGACCACATTGAAGATGATGAAGCAGAAGAAATGGAAAGCCTTGAAACGGAAATAATGCAAGATCTTGGCTTTGCCGATCCTTATTTAGCGGAAAAAGCCTAG